Proteins encoded together in one Staphylococcus aureus window:
- a CDS encoding glycosyltransferase — protein MNYFVGNSLGVNLTGIEKAIINRLNLFKEMGRPAQCVFLSWNRYLYRNAQNYITSSDYINMYDFFQEATYLERNEPFDWLSYWTDECHYTLKHVENSHDFRIYDQERFLMYAHFQDPKYRILDYVNHFDSQRRKVKRDFYDVRGFLSCSRILVDKQQTLCEFFYNPEGDTKLEKYFSYKDGKPEVQKIIVYYANKQYFFNNETELGAFFIKQLYQHGDLFFSDRNVYTAPIFNLTPESIPVVAVLHSTHIKNIDALDSSPFKNVYKAMFENLSRYRAIIVSTEQQKLDVEKRINHTIPVVNIPVGYSETIDTPVQTLDQRSVKLISVARYSPEKQLHQQIELIKRLVSYVPKIELHMYGFGSESKKLNELIQKYGLENHVYLRGFLSNLDQEYSDAYLSLITSNMEGFSLALLESLAHGVPVISYDIKYGPNELITSDFNGYLITKNDEDALFDKVKYVIDHPEVQQRLSKGSLAKAQQYSKASLIKQWDQFVRLI, from the coding sequence ATGAATTATTTTGTAGGTAATAGTTTAGGTGTTAATTTAACTGGGATAGAGAAAGCAATTATTAATCGTTTAAATTTATTTAAAGAAATGGGAAGACCAGCGCAATGTGTATTTCTGTCATGGAATAGATATTTATATAGAAATGCCCAAAATTATATTACTAGTTCTGACTATATTAATATGTATGATTTCTTCCAAGAAGCAACATATTTAGAACGCAATGAACCATTTGACTGGTTGTCGTATTGGACTGATGAATGTCATTATACTTTAAAACATGTTGAAAATAGTCATGACTTTAGAATATATGATCAAGAGCGTTTCTTAATGTATGCCCATTTTCAAGATCCTAAATATCGTATATTAGATTATGTAAATCATTTTGATAGTCAAAGACGAAAAGTAAAACGTGATTTTTATGATGTGCGTGGCTTTTTAAGTTGTAGTAGGATTCTTGTTGATAAACAACAAACATTATGTGAATTTTTCTATAATCCAGAAGGTGACACAAAATTAGAAAAGTATTTTTCTTACAAGGATGGCAAACCAGAAGTACAAAAAATTATTGTTTACTATGCTAACAAACAATATTTCTTTAATAATGAAACGGAATTAGGCGCATTTTTCATTAAACAACTATATCAACATGGGGATTTATTTTTCAGTGATCGTAATGTGTACACAGCACCTATTTTCAACTTAACGCCTGAGTCAATCCCAGTAGTAGCTGTGCTTCACAGTACACACATTAAAAATATTGATGCATTAGATTCATCGCCATTTAAAAATGTATATAAAGCGATGTTTGAAAATTTATCTCGATATCGTGCAATTATCGTTTCTACTGAGCAGCAAAAATTAGATGTTGAAAAACGTATTAACCATACTATTCCAGTTGTTAATATTCCTGTCGGCTATAGTGAAACAATTGATACACCAGTCCAAACATTAGATCAGCGCAGTGTTAAATTAATTTCCGTTGCTCGTTATTCACCTGAAAAACAATTACATCAACAAATTGAATTAATTAAACGCTTAGTATCGTATGTCCCAAAAATAGAGCTTCATATGTATGGTTTTGGTTCTGAAAGTAAAAAATTAAATGAATTGATACAAAAATATGGATTGGAAAATCATGTTTACTTACGCGGCTTTTTAAGCAATCTAGACCAAGAATATAGCGATGCCTATTTGAGTTTAATAACAAGTAACATGGAAGGTTTCTCTTTAGCGCTACTTGAATCTTTAGCACATGGTGTTCCAGTTATTAGTTATGATATTAAATATGGACCTAACGAACTGATTACTTCAGATTTCAATGGTTATTTAATTACTAAAAATGATGAAGATGCCCTATTTGATAAAGTAAAATATGTGATTGATCATCCTGAAGTACAGCAACGACTGTCAAAAGGTAGTTTGGCAAAAGCACAACAATATAGTAAAGCGTCGTTAATTAAACAATGGGACCAATTTGTTCGTCTTATATAA